In one window of Streptomyces sp. NBC_01224 DNA:
- a CDS encoding beta-ketoacyl synthase N-terminal-like domain-containing protein, giving the protein MVTGIGFCLPGDGQPVFTADDLWNIASRGASCLRQSNAYYGSVDLSDAMFDERLPDIAPFFSRHYTAAHRFGLVSMAQACLDAELDPLTGDLADAAILAGRGGVDANIDSYLAVLRADPETIRVTEAMELFVAAEQAVTPSDVALVQGALSRSKGPNFTVSCGCASSAVQIGNARRLIADGEIDIAVVTGVDIFSVKLIRNIQRLLQGAQKTYEIIRSNDMPALLPSFDSLMRPYDRRADCINHGEGSVTVIMESREHATRRGAHLYGQVLAQATTRDGLTNPLASDETGRELVSAVRRCLKDRWETGQVPYVHGGSDGNVVVTAFEANAIKELYGSAAQDLLMTSQEGCFGHNGAPAGCLGVALTLLMMERGEVCPTANCEQPADNLTFDPVPGTRTRPLDFDYALSFNYQVGGVKSAILLGSPDV; this is encoded by the coding sequence ATGGTCACCGGTATCGGGTTCTGCCTTCCCGGTGACGGGCAGCCCGTCTTCACCGCGGACGACCTGTGGAACATCGCCTCCCGGGGGGCCTCCTGCCTCAGGCAGAGCAATGCCTACTACGGCTCCGTAGACCTCTCGGACGCAATGTTCGACGAACGCCTCCCCGATATCGCCCCGTTCTTCTCACGCCACTACACCGCAGCGCATCGGTTCGGCCTGGTGTCCATGGCGCAGGCATGCTTGGACGCCGAGCTGGATCCCCTCACGGGCGACCTGGCGGACGCGGCGATCCTGGCCGGACGCGGCGGCGTCGACGCGAACATCGACAGCTACCTCGCCGTCCTGCGAGCCGACCCCGAGACCATTCGCGTGACGGAGGCGATGGAACTGTTCGTCGCGGCGGAACAAGCCGTCACTCCCTCCGACGTCGCCCTGGTCCAAGGCGCACTGTCCCGCTCGAAAGGCCCCAACTTCACTGTGTCGTGCGGCTGCGCGTCTTCCGCGGTACAGATCGGCAACGCCCGACGCCTGATCGCCGACGGCGAGATCGACATCGCCGTCGTGACCGGCGTCGACATCTTCAGCGTCAAACTGATCCGCAACATCCAGCGCCTGCTGCAGGGCGCGCAGAAGACATACGAGATCATCCGGTCCAACGACATGCCCGCCCTTCTGCCGTCCTTCGACTCCCTCATGCGCCCCTACGACCGGCGCGCCGACTGCATCAACCACGGCGAGGGATCGGTGACCGTCATCATGGAGAGCCGCGAGCACGCCACCCGGCGCGGGGCCCATCTGTACGGTCAGGTGCTCGCCCAGGCCACGACCCGCGACGGTCTGACCAATCCTCTGGCATCCGACGAGACGGGCCGCGAACTGGTGAGCGCCGTCCGCCGATGTCTCAAGGACCGTTGGGAGACCGGCCAGGTGCCCTACGTCCACGGCGGCAGCGACGGCAACGTGGTGGTCACCGCCTTCGAGGCCAACGCGATCAAGGAACTGTACGGATCTGCCGCACAGGACCTGCTGATGACATCCCAGGAAGGCTGCTTCGGCCACAACGGCGCGCCCGCGGGCTGTCTCGGCGTCGCTCTGACGCTGCTCATGATGGAGCGCGGCGAGGTATGTCCCACCGCGAACTGCGAGCAGCCTGCGGACAACCTCACCTTCGACCCCGTTCCCGGCACGCGCACCCGCCCTCTCGACTTCGACTACGCGCTGAGTTTCAACTACCAGGTCGGCGGGGTGAAGAGCGCGATCCTCCTGGGCAGCCCCGACGTCTGA
- a CDS encoding DUF5988 family protein: MPQTIRVILSGGPEGSPPTWEVKSLDSETRVTVPRWNGYEHFEFADHYAELDGELLPVYRWIYRTYIAE, translated from the coding sequence ATGCCCCAAACGATTCGCGTAATACTCAGCGGGGGGCCGGAAGGCTCGCCGCCGACCTGGGAAGTGAAATCACTGGACAGTGAAACAAGAGTGACGGTTCCCCGCTGGAACGGTTATGAGCATTTCGAGTTCGCGGATCACTATGCCGAACTCGATGGCGAACTGCTGCCCGTGTACCGCTGGATCTACCGCACATACATTGCCGAATAG